One Oncorhynchus nerka isolate Pitt River linkage group LG5, Oner_Uvic_2.0, whole genome shotgun sequence genomic window carries:
- the LOC115129858 gene encoding insulin-like growth factor-binding protein 2-A, which yields MTRRSTPRMISYSGCSLLLLSVAFVGAYFAEMVFRCPSCTAERQAACPKLTETCAEIVREPGCGCCPVCARQEGELCGVYTPRCSSGLRCYPKPDSDLPLEQLVQGLGLCGHKVVTEPTGSQEHREKFSGEVADLPDTSLTEIPPVRKATKDNPWLGPKENAMRQHRQEMKTKMKSNKPEDPKTPRGKQIQCQQELDQVLERISKMPFRDNRGPLEDLYALHIPNCDMRGQYNLKQCKMSLHGQRGECWCVNPHTGRPIPSAPTVRGDPNCSQYLRGPEMDTLASAQK from the exons ATGACAAGACGTTCCACGCCGAGGATGATATCGTATTCAGGCTGcagcttgctgctgctgtcggtGGCTTTCGTGGGAGCTTATTTCGCGGAGATGGTCTTCCGTTGCCCGAGTTGCACCGCCGAACGTCAGGCTGCGTGCCCGAAGCTCACCGAGACCTGTGCAGAGATTGTGCGCGAACCGGGCTGCGGTTGCTGCCCGGTGTGCGCCCGGCAAGAGGGCGAGTTATGCGGCGTGTACACCCCGAGATGCTCCAGCGGGCTCCGGTGTTACCCGAAGCCGGACTCCGATCTGCCTCTCGAGCAGCTGGTCCAGGGGCTGGGGCTGTGCGGACACAAAGTGGTCACCGAACCCACGGGGAGCCAGGAGCACCGGGAGAAATTTAGCG GGGAGGTCGCGGACCTCCCGGACACGAGCCTGACAGAGATCCCCCCGGTGAGGAAGGCCACTAAGGACAACCCATGGCTGGGGCCCAAGGAGAACGCTATGCGCCAGCACCGACAGGAGATGAAGACCAAGATGAAGAGTAACAAGCCGGAGGACCCCAAAACTCCCCGCGGCAAGCAG ATTCAGTGTCAGCAGGAGCTGGACCAGGTGCTGGAGAGGATATCTAAGATGCCCTTCAGAGATAACCGAGGCCCACTGGAAGACCTGTATGCCCTGCACATCCCCAACTGTGATATGAGGGGGCAGTATAACCTCAAACAG TGTAAGATGTCTCTGCACGGCCAGAGGGGGGAGTGCTGGTGCGTCAACCCACACACCGGTCGGCCCATCCCATCAGCACCGACCGTGAGGGGAGACCCAAACTGCAGCCAGTACCTTAGAGGGCCAGAGATGGACACCCTCGCCTCAGCCCAGAAATAG